A region of Moorena sp. SIOASIH DNA encodes the following proteins:
- a CDS encoding transposase: MLITYCYRIKPSPEQIAIMERWLELLRRHWNYALGQRLDWLNRTRSPIDRCSLISEAIGEIPEAVNYYTQQAALKETKRLFPEYKQIYAETQQVNLQRLNKAWDRWRKPDATGFRGGRPRFKKPGYLRSFVFPRVNNSRAGAHLINGVLKLSRIGSMPVVMHRQLPDGFALKQCTIIKKADGWYCCISMKDDTVPELLPVDSVKSAVGIDVGLEKFLTTSDGEAVPIPQFYRNAQNRLAQAQQVMSRRVKGSKNWEKAKNKVALLNLHLARCRKEFHYQVAHWLCSKYDLIAHEDLNIKGLARTKLAKSIHDAAWGSFLEILQAVAVKRGLLVQKVNPRGTSIECFNCGSRVEKSLSERVHYCSSCEVKIDRDWNSGINILNRALMAVGLPLNGCGKSIQDIEEQQVSFVSLGSLHHNL; the protein is encoded by the coding sequence ATGCTAATAACTTACTGCTACAGAATCAAGCCAAGCCCCGAACAGATAGCTATCATGGAAAGGTGGCTTGAACTGTTGCGCCGTCACTGGAATTATGCTTTAGGACAACGCCTTGATTGGCTCAATCGGACTCGTTCACCGATTGATAGATGTAGCTTGATTAGTGAGGCGATTGGTGAAATTCCAGAAGCGGTCAACTATTACACCCAACAGGCAGCTCTTAAGGAAACTAAGCGGCTATTTCCTGAGTACAAACAAATCTACGCAGAAACTCAGCAGGTTAACCTACAACGGCTTAACAAAGCATGGGATAGATGGCGAAAACCAGATGCCACTGGTTTTCGGGGCGGTAGACCTCGTTTTAAAAAACCTGGATATCTCAGATCATTTGTGTTTCCCAGGGTCAACAATTCTAGAGCAGGGGCACACCTGATTAATGGTGTTTTAAAACTAAGTCGAATTGGGTCAATGCCTGTGGTAATGCACCGACAATTACCTGATGGGTTTGCTCTTAAGCAATGTACCATCATCAAAAAGGCTGATGGTTGGTATTGTTGTATCTCAATGAAAGATGATACCGTACCTGAGCTGTTACCTGTGGATTCGGTTAAATCTGCTGTCGGTATCGACGTTGGTTTAGAAAAATTTTTAACCACATCTGACGGCGAAGCTGTCCCTATTCCACAGTTCTATAGGAATGCTCAAAACAGACTGGCTCAAGCTCAACAAGTAATGTCGCGTCGTGTTAAGGGTTCTAAGAACTGGGAAAAAGCTAAGAATAAAGTGGCTTTATTGAACCTTCATTTAGCCCGTTGCCGAAAGGAGTTTCACTATCAGGTTGCTCACTGGCTGTGTAGTAAATATGACCTGATTGCCCATGAGGATTTGAATATCAAGGGACTTGCTCGAACTAAGCTAGCCAAATCAATACATGATGCAGCGTGGGGGTCATTTCTGGAAATCTTACAAGCAGTGGCGGTCAAACGCGGTTTGTTAGTCCAGAAAGTTAACCCACGGGGGACAAGTATTGAGTGTTTCAATTGTGGTTCTAGGGTTGAAAAAAGTTTGAGTGAGCGCGTTCATTATTGTTCCAGTTGTGAAGTTAAAATTGACCGCGATTGGAACAGTGGCATCAACATTCTGAATCGTGCATTAATGGCGGTTGGACTGCCGCTCAATGGCTGTGGGAAATCGATACAGGATATCGAGGAGCAGCAAGTCTCATTCGTGAGTTTGGGAAGCCTACATCATAATCTTTGA
- a CDS encoding thioredoxin family protein produces the protein MALVNSTMLSLGTKAPEFQLPDAVSGETISLETFAGKQGLLVMFICRHCPFVKHVQGELAKLGKDYADANLGMVAISANDADNYPDDAPDKLKEMAQELGFTFPFCHDQTQETAQTYTAACTPDFFLFDANQELVYRGQLDDSRPSNGIPVTGKDLRAAIDAVLGSQPVNSEQKPSIGCNIKWKPGNEPAYCDHS, from the coding sequence ATGGCACTAGTTAACTCGACAATGTTGTCCTTAGGTACCAAAGCACCAGAGTTTCAGTTACCGGATGCAGTGTCTGGCGAGACGATTTCCTTAGAGACCTTTGCGGGTAAGCAGGGGTTACTGGTCATGTTTATCTGCCGCCATTGTCCTTTTGTTAAACATGTACAGGGAGAATTGGCCAAGCTAGGGAAAGACTATGCCGATGCTAATCTCGGTATGGTGGCGATTAGCGCTAATGATGCGGATAATTACCCAGATGATGCTCCCGATAAACTTAAGGAAATGGCTCAGGAGCTGGGATTCACCTTTCCCTTCTGTCATGATCAGACTCAGGAAACGGCTCAGACCTATACAGCTGCTTGTACCCCAGATTTTTTTCTATTCGATGCTAACCAGGAGCTGGTTTACAGAGGTCAATTGGATGATAGTCGTCCTAGTAATGGTATACCAGTTACGGGTAAGGATTTACGAGCAGCTATTGATGCGGTGCTAGGGTCGCAACCGGTGAATTCTGAGCAAAAGCCTAGTATTGGTTGCAATATTAAGTGGAAGCCGGGGAATGAACCAGCTTATTGTGACCACTCCTAG